From the Clostridium cagae genome, the window TTAGAAGTATCTTATAAAAAATATAAAAAAGCAGAAGTGGGAAGTTATAATTCATCAGAAGGAGTACATATAACGAAAGAACAAGTTAGAAAATTAATATTAAGTGATAAGCTTATATAAAAGTTAGGATTTAATTATTTTTATCATAATAAAGTGATAGAAAATCAAAATAAGTGTATGCTACATTAGAGCCGTATGGCTCTTTTTTGTACTTAAAATGATAAACAATATAATTTATACACATAATGAGTAATTTTATAACAATATTGTTCAATTTAAGGTAAAGTATATAAAATATTGAACGATAAATGTATAGGGGTGTAAAAATGAATTTAAAGGAATTAAATATATTAAAAATATTAAAAATATTAAATAAGAACAACAGATTAAAACAAAGAGAAATATCAGAAAAAGCGGAAATTTCATTAGGAACTACTAATAATATTATTAATTATTTATTGGAAAATAATTTTATAGAACTTAATAAAATAGATTATAGAAATACAGAGTACATAATTACTGAAAAGGGAAATAAAAAAATAGAAGAAACTTTAATAAAAACAGCAGTAATACTTGCTGCTGGTATGGGGACAAGATTACAAAGCATAACTCAAAGTTTAATTCCCAAAGGCTTTATAGAAATAGAAGGTAGGACATTAATAGAAAGAAGTATAGATAATTTATTAAAAAATGGAATTGAAAAAATAATAATAGTAACAGGATATTTAAATGAATATTATGATAAGTTATCAGAAAAATATAAAAATGTTTATACAGTTAAAAATAAGAATTATAAAAATACAGGAAGTATGTCATCACTAGCAGTAGCAAGTGATTTTGTTGAAGCTGATTTTATATTATTAGAAAGTGATATTATATACGAAGAAATGTCTATAAAAGAGTTGCAAGATACTAATGCAAAAGACTGTGTATTACTTTCAGGAGAAACTCAAAGTGGAGATGAGGTTTATGTGGAAGTTAGAAATGATAACATATATAAGATTTCAAAGGATAAACATAGTTTAAATAACATATATGGAGAATTGGTTGGTATATGCAAAATTTCAAGCAGTTTATTGAATAAGATGATGTTGGAGTTTTTTAAAAATACAAATCCACAGTATCATTATGAATATGCAATTGAGGATGCTGCTAAAAATTATATAGTTGGTTATAAAAAAATTAAAGATTTAGTTTGGGCTGAGATTGATGATGAAAATCATTTTAATAGAGTAAAAAACATAATAGTTCCTAAATTAATATATAAAGGTCAGTTATAAGAAAGGAATGATGATAAATGAAGAGACGAGGTTACAATTTACTATGCATATTTATTATTTTTGCAAGTATATTTTTAGGATGTGGTAAAAGCAATCAAAGTAATGAATTGACTGTATATACTACTATAGAGGATGAATTCTTACAAGAGTATCTTAATACATTTAAATCTAAAAATCCAGATGTTAAACTTAATATAGTAAGGGATTCAAATGGTATTATAATATCTAAGCTTATGGCGGAAAAGGACAATTCTAAAGCTGATATAGTGTGGGGTGTAGCTGCCAGTAACTTGAGTTGCTTAGATAAAGAAGGAATTCTGCAAGAATATTCTCCAATAGGATTAGAAAATATAAATGAAAAGTTCGTAGATAGTAATAATAAAATTCCACATTGGGTTGGACTAAATGTGTGGACAACTATTTTTACTGTTAATAAGGATGAAGCAGTAAAAAAAGGAATAGTAATACCTAAATATTATGAGGACTTATTAAAATCTGAATATAATGGAGAAATTGTTATGCCTAATCCAGAGTCTTCAGGAACAGGATATTTTACTGTAGCTGCATGGATACAGATGATGGGTGAAGAGAATGCTTGGAGATTTATGGATAAACTTAATAAAAATATAAAAAGTTATCAGCATTCAGGAGCTATGCCAACTAAGTTAGCAGCAACTGGTGAAAATGTTATAGGTATAGGTATGGATTTTCAGAGTCTGAGAGAAGAAGAAAAAATACCACAAATAACTACTATTTTTCCAGCTGAAGGACTTCCGTGGGATATAGAAACTGTTGCATTAATAAAAAAGGGCAACATAAAACCAGAAGCTAAAGCTTTTATGGATTGGACAATTTCTAGTGATGCTATGGAGGCTTATTCTAAAAATAAAGGAATTGTAACTATGAATTCATGTAAATCAAAAGTTCAAGGGTATCCTTCTGATTTTTCAGAAAAGCTTATAAATAATGATTTTAATTGGATGTCTGAAAATAGAGAAAGAATAATAAAAGAATGGAATAGAAGATATGGAGAATCAAAGTAATTTATAGGAGGAACTAAGGTGTATATAGAGATTAAAGATATATTTAAGAAATTTGGCAAATCTGAAATTTTAAATAATATTTCATTTGATATAAACAAGGGTGAATTTCTATGTATTTTAGGTCCTAGTGGCTGTGGAAAAACTACATTATTAAGAATAATTAGCGGATTAGATAAACCAAATAAAGGCAGTATTTATGTAATGGATAGGGATATAACAAATTTAGAGCCTTCAGAGCGAAATTGTGGAATGGTTTTTCAAAACTATGTATTATTTCCGAACATGACTGCTGAAAAAAATATAGCGTATGGTTTAAAAAACAAAAAAATGTCTAAAGTTAGTATTTACAAAAAAATAGAAGAAGTGTTGAATTTAGTAGGATTGTTTGATTTAAAAGATAAATATCCTCATCAATTAAGTGGAGGACAACAACAAAGAGTAGCTTTAGCTAGAGCTATTGCTGTTACCCCTGACCTTCTTCTGTTAGATGAGCCACTTAGTGCACTTGATGCTAAATCAAGGGAGTCTTTGAGAGAAGAACTTAAGATATTACAAAAAAAATTAGGAATAACGACAATAATGGTTACACATGATCAAGAAGAAGCATTAATTATGGCAGATAGAATAATGATAATGAATAAGTGTGAAATAATACAAATAGGAACACCGATTCAAGTTTATAATAATCCTAAAAATAAATTTATTGCCGAATTTATGGGGAATACCAATTTTTTAAATAAGGATGGTAAAATTTATGCTGTAAGACCTGAAGATGTGGAGTATTCATTAAGTGAAAAAAAAGATTTCTACCCAGCAGTTGTAAAAACAATAGAGTTTAGAGGGGCATTTTATAGAATTATGTTAGAATTAGAACATATTGCTTATAATGCTAAGAATATTTTTCTTGATTTAGGAGCTAAGAAAAAAGAACTTATTAATATAAATGAAGGTATGAAAATATTTATAAAGCTTCAAGAAAATATAATCTTGGATAATTAAAACAAAAGCTGTAAAATTTACATAGGAGAATTAAAAAATGAAAATTAAATATAAGCTAGATTTTTCTAAATACATACTTGTCATAGCTATAATTTTATTTTTAGCTATATCACTTATTGCGCCTTTAATTACCTTGTTTATAAAGGCGTTTTATAGAAATAATATTTTTATAGGGTTGGATAATTTTAAAACATATTTTACTACAGCTTCGTTGATGAGTTCATTTAAAAATAGTATTTTTATATCTATTATAAGTACAATTATATCTATGATTTTAGCTTTTTCATTTTGTTATGGAATTGAAAGAACTAATATTAAATTTAAAAAAATTTTTAGGATAATAGCACTTATTCCGATGTTTGCACCAACTATGACATATGGCATAGCGTTAATTTATATTTTTGGAAATAAAGGGATTTCAAGAAAAATATTTAATATTACAATACCGATTTATGGGAAATGGGGTATTATTTTAGCTGAAATAATATATATATTTCCAATATTATTCTTAATTTTCTCTGTTGCCTTTAAGATGATAGATAAAAGACTATATGAGGTGGCTGAAACACTTGGTGCTAGCAATATAAAACAATTTTTTACAGTTACACTTCCATCGGTGAAATTTAGTATTATTAGTGGCTTTTTTACAGGATTAACTATGGTTTTTACAGACTTTGGAATACCTAAGGTTATAGGTGGAAACTATAATGTATTATCTACAGATATATATAAGCATGTAATTGGACAACAAAATATTACAATGGGTGCTACTGCTGGAATTATTTTAATTATGCCATCTATAATTTCTTTTACTATAAATCAAATGGCTAAAACTAATGCTACAACTACTTACTCTAAAAGTGCGAATAATAATTTAAAAAGAAATAAAACTAGAGATATAGTTTTTACTATTTTTAATATTTTTGTAACATTTATTATGATAGGTATTTTTATAACAATATTTTTAGCAGCTTTTTTAAAAAGTTGGCCTTATGACTTAAGGATTACATCTGAATGGTTTAAATTTAGCAATTTTGGTATAAGTACTTTACATATGTATATAAATACAATAATTGTTGCTTTTTGTACTTCAATAATAGGAACTATAATTGTTGTATTCACAGCTTATTTTGTAGAAAGAGAAAATAAATTTATAGTTATTAGAAAAGTTGTATATGCGATTTCCTTAATACCGATTTCATTGCCAGGATTAGCAATAGGATTAGCATTTATATTATTTTATAATAATAATATAAATCCATTTAATTTTATGTATGGAAGCTTTTCTATATTAATTTTAATTAATATAATACATTTTTTCTCAGTTCCTTTTTTATTAATCATGGATAGTTTCAAAAAAGTAAATAAGGATTTTGAAAACATATCACAGCTATCGGGAATGCCATGGTATGAGTTGTTAATTAAAGTTATTATGCCTATTTCAAAATCTGCAGTAATAGAAAGTTTTTGTTATTATTTTATAAATTCAATGGTTACAGTTTCGGCAGTTGTATTTTTGTATACTAGTAAAACAATGATTTTTCCTATAGTTATGATAAATAAATATGATACTGGAGATATAGCAAGTACAGCAGCTATATCTGTTATGATAATTTTAACTAATGTTATATTTAAAATTATATGTAACAGTATTTTTAAAACTAAAAATACTGTGTAGTAATTATGAAAAGGAAATAAAATAAATCCTTTAAGAATAGTATAAAAACTACGATAATAATTAATAAGTAAATTATCTGCAAAAGTTAAAGGCGAAAATCATGAATATTAAGGCGTAATTCTTATGCCTTAATATATGAAGGATTTTCATTGCAGAAGTGTAAATTGTAAAGATGATTGCTGTTATGGCTGGAAAGTTACAGTAGATAAAGCTACATATAAAAATTTTAGAAATGTACAGAGAACTTCCGTGAAAAATGAGCTGATTAAATATATATTAAGAAATGAGGATAGCAAGATATTTAATTACTAGGTTTATATATCTATTGAATAAGATAAAAGTTGTCCTTTTCAATGCGAAGAAAAGTTATGCAAAATAGATAGAGATTTAGGTGAAGAATATTTATCATTAACTTGTAAGAGTTATCCGAGTTTTTATAATAAAGTAGATTTGATTTTTGAAGTTTCATTAAAATAGAGATTGTTGCATTAAGAAAACTTATAGATTTATTACCAAATAATTTAGAGGTTCAAATGAAAATTTTAGAATAAATAATAGCTTTTTCTTAATAATGGTATTTTAATAAAAATTATGTTGAATATATAAAAAAATTAAAAAAAGGTCTTAAAATTCAAGATAAAATTCCAATTGATGAATGCATAAAAGCTTACAAAGAGTTAGTAAAAGAGTATTATGAACCATATATAAGGGAGAGAGGATACATTTTTAAAATTTATCTAGTTAATGATGTGTTTCAAAGAATGTTTCTATATAGGAATGGGTTCTTGTGATAAAGAATTAACAGATACAATGGGGTGAGTTAATTTATTTTTTCTTAAGGGCTGTGCTTCATAATAACGTATTTATAAAATCGTTTATAGATACACTTAATGAAAAAATTTTAATACACTTTCACATATGATAGTTTTAATAAAAAATTAAAATTTTAAGATTTTATGATTAATGAAGAAGGTTTGGTGTAAAGAATGAAAATAGCTATTCGAGCAGATGGTGGCACTAAAATTGGTATGGGACATATAATGAGAACTTTGGTTTTGGCAAAGGAACTTTCTAAAACTCATGATGTTTTTTATATATGTAGAGTAGATAATCCTTTAAGTGATAAGTATAGAATAGGTATTGAAAAAATAAAATCATGGGGATTTGTAGTTAAAACAATAAGAGAGAATTTTATATTATTTGATTTAAAGGATATAAAAGCAGACTTTTTAATTACGGATAGTTACGATGTTGATGAAAATTATTTTAATGCAACTAAAAAAATGTTTAACGAAACAGCATATATAGATGATATGTGTTTATATTATTTTAATGTAGATTTCTTAATTAATCAAAATTTAGATGGTGTTGATTTTGATTATAAAGTTAATACTGATACAAAGCTACTTATAGGCTCAGATTATATAATGTTACGAGAGGAATTTAGAGGTATTTCTAAAAAGTATATAAAAGAAAAGGTAAATGACATAATGATAACTGTAGGTGGTGCTGATCCATTTCACATTACAGAACAAATTTTAGACTATATAAAAAATTTAGATTACAAATTTCATGTTGTTGTGGGTCCATCTTTTGAAAAAGATAACTATTTAAAAGACTTTGAAAGTTTAAAAGTTAAACTTTATTATAATGCTAATATGTATGAAATTATGCAGAAATGTGATATAGCTATATCAGCTTGCGGTAGTACTTTATACGAGTTATCAGTGTGTGGGGTTCCAACTATAGGGTTAATAACTGCGGATAACCAGCAAGGACTAGCTAACAAAATGGATGGGTTAGGTATTATAAAAAATATTGGTTGGTATAATAAATTATTTAAGAATAAATTTATTGAAGATTTAACTAATCTATGCAATAACATAAAAATAAGAAGAGAAATGTCTGGAAAGGCTCAGAAATTTGTTGATGGTAATGGGGTAAAGCGAATATCATTAAAGTTGTTTTAGGGTTTTAGCTATGATAAAATACTGAGATGTTTATATGTGTTTAAGATAGAATATAATGAAGTTTTATTTTCAATTTATAGAATTTATGGTTAAATTATAATTAAAACAAATAAAGGTTATGGGTGATAGTAAATTTCTTTGGAGGAGTGGTAATGTGAATATATTAGTAACAGGTGGAGCAGGATTTATTGGTAGATGGGTTGTAAAAAGATTATTAGATGATGGTAACAAGGTAGTTGCATTAGATAATTTATCTAATGGTCAACTTGAAAATATAAAAGAATTTAATGGAAGAGATTTTAAGTTTATAAAAGGAGATATACAAAATGAAGCAGATTTAGATGAAGTATTTAAAGAAAAATACGATATTATATATCATTTAGGTGCATCTATAAATGTGCAAGATAGTATAGATAATCCAAGAACTACTTTTTTTAATGATACTGTTGGTACTTTCAATATACTTGAAAAAGCTAAGACTCAGATGTTTGGAAAAAAGGGGAAAATGGATGGGGATGGATGGATTGTAGATCCTTCAGATGACACTTATCCATGCAAAGTAGTTTTTATGAGTACATGTATGGTTTATGATGTAGCTGATGATAAAGGTATAGATGAAAGCCATCCAGCAAAACCTGTATCTCCATATGGTGGAAGTAAAATAGCAGCTGAAAACATGGTTCTTTCATATTACAATGCATATAAGCTACCAACTGTAGTGATAAGACCATTTAATACTTATGGACCTTTTCAAAAGACTGGTGGAGAAGGTGGAGTTGTAGCTATATTCATTAATAACTCTATTAATGGAAAAAATATAAATATATATGGTAGTGGAGAACAGACAAGAGACCTTCTTTATGTTAAGGATTGTGCTAGATTTGTAGTTATGGCAGGTTATTCACAAAAGGTTAATGGAGAATTAGTAAATGCGGGTACTGGTAGAGATGTTACTGTTAATGAACTTGCAGAAATTATAGCAAAGGATAGAGTTAAAATAAATCATGTAAAGCATATTCATCCACAAAGTGAAATAATGAAGCTTAAATGTAATTATTCAAAGGCAAAACAGTTTATGGATTGGGAACCTGAATATACACTAGAGCAAGGCATAAAAGAAACTGAACAGTGGATAAATAAAACAAAATTATTAAAATAAATTATCTTTAAATATTATGGAATTATACTATAGTGTTTTGGCTTAATTTACAAATAAAAACTAATTAGTAGTGAAATGATAAAATGTATGAGTAATTTATTATACTTATAAAAGTTATAGGAAAATGTATATATTAGAGCTGAAAAAGTAGAATAAAAAAGATTATCAACTAAGAGTTTGAAGGATAAATGAGATGAAAGATTGTTATCTTATTAGGATTTTTTCTAAAGTTTTTAATATAAAAACCGATAACTAACTATTGTTAAAATATAAAAAACGGTGGTGATAATAATGAGATTAAGTCATAATATGTTTTCAGCAAATATATATAATAATTATAAGAAGCAACTTACTAATAACTCTGGAGCTGTTAATAATATAAGTTCAGGTCTTAAGCTTAATTCTGCTAAGGATAATCCTAATAAAATAACTCAAAGTCAAATGCTTAAGATACAAGTTTTAAGTAATTCAGCTGCAAGAAGAAATATTGAAGACACTAATTCTATGATTCAAACTTTTGACGGTGCAATGGCAGAGATGAATGATAGTTTATCTAGAATTAAAGAATTAACAGTGCAAGCTGGGGGTGGAACATTAAACACTCAAGATAGACAAGTAATTCAGAATGAAATTGATCAATTGACAGAACATTTGGATTACATGGCTAACAATACAGAATTTAATGGAGTTAAGCTTATTAATGAAAGTGATGGTAAAGTTACTTCTATGATAGGAAGTTTAGAAGGAGAATTAACAACACTTCCTAAATTTGATCTTACTGCAGAAGGATTAGGATTTAAGGAGAAGGGAACTGGAAAAAAACTTTTTGATGTAACAGATGCAAATAACGTAGGAAAATCATTAAACATTGTGGATGAGGCTATACAGTCTGTATCTAGTGCAAGGAGTAAGTATGGTGCAATACAATTAAGACTTGAAGGTACAGGTGATGCTATATCGGAAAATAGTCTTTCGTTAGAAAAATCTCAAAGTAATATTGCCGATGCAGACATTGCATTTGAAATGCTTAAATTTTCAGAAAGTCAAATATTAATACAATCATCTATTTCTTTAATTGCTCAAAGTAATAATTTCCCTCAAGATGCGTTGAACGTTTTAAAAAACATTAGATAAGGAATTATTTTATTTCTATGCTTTGCTTAATAATAAATCTAATTTTATGTTGATTTTAATATTAAGTAAGGCATTTTTGATTAAAATTAAAAGGAAAATGCTATTGTTGGAAAATTTATTAAAAAATTTTAAAAAAAATTTTGTTTTATTTTGATAAATCATGGAAAATAGGTTATAATATAGTTATAATATGTAATATAATTGAATAGGCAAAACTAACTAAAGTTAGTGACGCAAAGCTATAGGGGCTAAGGAGTAATCTATGTCAGCCAGTTGCCGAAGGGTATAATATACTTT encodes:
- a CDS encoding putative 2-aminoethylphosphonate ABC transporter permease subunit; translated protein: MKIKYKLDFSKYILVIAIILFLAISLIAPLITLFIKAFYRNNIFIGLDNFKTYFTTASLMSSFKNSIFISIISTIISMILAFSFCYGIERTNIKFKKIFRIIALIPMFAPTMTYGIALIYIFGNKGISRKIFNITIPIYGKWGIILAEIIYIFPILFLIFSVAFKMIDKRLYEVAETLGASNIKQFFTVTLPSVKFSIISGFFTGLTMVFTDFGIPKVIGGNYNVLSTDIYKHVIGQQNITMGATAGIILIMPSIISFTINQMAKTNATTTYSKSANNNLKRNKTRDIVFTIFNIFVTFIMIGIFITIFLAAFLKSWPYDLRITSEWFKFSNFGISTLHMYINTIIVAFCTSIIGTIIVVFTAYFVERENKFIVIRKVVYAISLIPISLPGLAIGLAFILFYNNNINPFNFMYGSFSILILINIIHFFSVPFLLIMDSFKKVNKDFENISQLSGMPWYELLIKVIMPISKSAVIESFCYYFINSMVTVSAVVFLYTSKTMIFPIVMINKYDTGDIASTAAISVMIILTNVIFKIICNSIFKTKNTV
- a CDS encoding putative 2-aminoethylphosphonate ABC transporter substrate-binding protein, whose amino-acid sequence is MKRRGYNLLCIFIIFASIFLGCGKSNQSNELTVYTTIEDEFLQEYLNTFKSKNPDVKLNIVRDSNGIIISKLMAEKDNSKADIVWGVAASNLSCLDKEGILQEYSPIGLENINEKFVDSNNKIPHWVGLNVWTTIFTVNKDEAVKKGIVIPKYYEDLLKSEYNGEIVMPNPESSGTGYFTVAAWIQMMGEENAWRFMDKLNKNIKSYQHSGAMPTKLAATGENVIGIGMDFQSLREEEKIPQITTIFPAEGLPWDIETVALIKKGNIKPEAKAFMDWTISSDAMEAYSKNKGIVTMNSCKSKVQGYPSDFSEKLINNDFNWMSENRERIIKEWNRRYGESK
- the pseG gene encoding UDP-2,4-diacetamido-2,4,6-trideoxy-beta-L-altropyranose hydrolase produces the protein MKIAIRADGGTKIGMGHIMRTLVLAKELSKTHDVFYICRVDNPLSDKYRIGIEKIKSWGFVVKTIRENFILFDLKDIKADFLITDSYDVDENYFNATKKMFNETAYIDDMCLYYFNVDFLINQNLDGVDFDYKVNTDTKLLIGSDYIMLREEFRGISKKYIKEKVNDIMITVGGADPFHITEQILDYIKNLDYKFHVVVGPSFEKDNYLKDFESLKVKLYYNANMYEIMQKCDIAISACGSTLYELSVCGVPTIGLITADNQQGLANKMDGLGIIKNIGWYNKLFKNKFIEDLTNLCNNIKIRREMSGKAQKFVDGNGVKRISLKLF
- a CDS encoding NTP transferase domain-containing protein, with the translated sequence MNLKELNILKILKILNKNNRLKQREISEKAEISLGTTNNIINYLLENNFIELNKIDYRNTEYIITEKGNKKIEETLIKTAVILAAGMGTRLQSITQSLIPKGFIEIEGRTLIERSIDNLLKNGIEKIIIVTGYLNEYYDKLSEKYKNVYTVKNKNYKNTGSMSSLAVASDFVEADFILLESDIIYEEMSIKELQDTNAKDCVLLSGETQSGDEVYVEVRNDNIYKISKDKHSLNNIYGELVGICKISSSLLNKMMLEFFKNTNPQYHYEYAIEDAAKNYIVGYKKIKDLVWAEIDDENHFNRVKNIIVPKLIYKGQL
- a CDS encoding dTDP-glucose 4,6-dehydratase — protein: MNILVTGGAGFIGRWVVKRLLDDGNKVVALDNLSNGQLENIKEFNGRDFKFIKGDIQNEADLDEVFKEKYDIIYHLGASINVQDSIDNPRTTFFNDTVGTFNILEKAKTQMFGKKGKMDGDGWIVDPSDDTYPCKVVFMSTCMVYDVADDKGIDESHPAKPVSPYGGSKIAAENMVLSYYNAYKLPTVVIRPFNTYGPFQKTGGEGGVVAIFINNSINGKNINIYGSGEQTRDLLYVKDCARFVVMAGYSQKVNGELVNAGTGRDVTVNELAEIIAKDRVKINHVKHIHPQSEIMKLKCNYSKAKQFMDWEPEYTLEQGIKETEQWINKTKLLK
- a CDS encoding flagellin encodes the protein MRLSHNMFSANIYNNYKKQLTNNSGAVNNISSGLKLNSAKDNPNKITQSQMLKIQVLSNSAARRNIEDTNSMIQTFDGAMAEMNDSLSRIKELTVQAGGGTLNTQDRQVIQNEIDQLTEHLDYMANNTEFNGVKLINESDGKVTSMIGSLEGELTTLPKFDLTAEGLGFKEKGTGKKLFDVTDANNVGKSLNIVDEAIQSVSSARSKYGAIQLRLEGTGDAISENSLSLEKSQSNIADADIAFEMLKFSESQILIQSSISLIAQSNNFPQDALNVLKNIR
- a CDS encoding ATP-binding cassette domain-containing protein, which translates into the protein MYIEIKDIFKKFGKSEILNNISFDINKGEFLCILGPSGCGKTTLLRIISGLDKPNKGSIYVMDRDITNLEPSERNCGMVFQNYVLFPNMTAEKNIAYGLKNKKMSKVSIYKKIEEVLNLVGLFDLKDKYPHQLSGGQQQRVALARAIAVTPDLLLLDEPLSALDAKSRESLREELKILQKKLGITTIMVTHDQEEALIMADRIMIMNKCEIIQIGTPIQVYNNPKNKFIAEFMGNTNFLNKDGKIYAVRPEDVEYSLSEKKDFYPAVVKTIEFRGAFYRIMLELEHIAYNAKNIFLDLGAKKKELININEGMKIFIKLQENIILDN